Part of the Streptomyces sp. HSG2 genome, GGCCGCGGCGAACGGCAGGGTGTTGCCGCCTCCGATGCGGAACGGCTCACCCGAGCGGGTCATCTGCGCCCCGCCGGCCTCCTCCACCAGAAGCAGCCCAGCGGCGTGATCCCAGGCGGCCTCCCAGGAAAACGCGGTCGAGTCCAGCTCGCCTCGGGCCACCGCCAGGTACTCCAGTCCCGCCGATCCGCAGGGCCTCGGCGCGACACCTCGAACGCGCAGGCCCAGCAGGGCGCGCTTCTCCTCCCGCGTGGTGAAGTCCGGGTGGGAGGTGGCCACCCGCAGCGCCCGCCCCGGTTCCGGGCTCCCCGAGCGGAGCGGCTCGCCTCCGAGGAACGCCCCGGAGCCTCGTATCGCGCGGGCGAAGAGATCCAGTGCGGGGGCGTACGTCCAGGACGCGAGCACCCGGCCGCGGAACGCCAGAGCGACCAGCGTGCAGAAACCGGGGTCGCCGTGGACGAACTGTCGGGTGCCGTCGAGCGGGTCGACGATCCACACCGGGGCCTGGCCGCGAACGGCCTCGTAGGACGACGGATCGGCGTGCACGGCCTCCTCTCCGACCACCGCGGATCCGGGCAGCAGGGCCCCGAGCACCTCGGTCAGGCGCGCCTCCGCCTGCCGATCCGCCTCGGTGACGAGGTCGTGAGGCCCGCTCTTGCGACGCACCTCCCCGGCGCCCAGGCGGCGCCAACGCGGCATGATCTCCCGCGCGGCGGCCTCGCGGACCGCCTCCTCGACGTCGTCGGCGTGCCGGGTGAGAAACCCGTCGATGGTTCCGGTGTCCTCGATCATGGCTCAATAAGAGCACGCGCTGCCGACAAACCGTGCCGGCCCCGTGCACCGAGGATGGCCGGCGGGCGAACGGACGGTGCGCACAGCGGCGGGCGGCACCCCGGCGGGGTGGACCCGGCCGTCGGGTGGCTCCGGCACGCGAGCGGACGCCTGTCGCTCGCCCGTCCCGTCGGAGTCGACCGACGGGCCTGCCCGGCGGGGGCGTCGTCAGTCGGCGCCGGCGTGTCCCGACGGGCATGTCCGCCGGGCCCGCTGGGTTCGCGAGGACGACAGACGGGCGCGCGGGGCGCGTGACGACCTGCTAGGAAGGGACGGATGGACGAGTCCGAGTGGCGGCGTTTCGTCGCGCTGTACCACCGTGAGCACCCGGGAATCACCGAACGACTGCTGAGCCTGGCCGAGACGTCCCCTTACGGCTGGTTGACCGACGCGCTGCGCGGGTCCGGCGGCCCCGTCCTGGATCTCGCCTGTGGATCCGCCCCGACTCGTGAGAAGTTGCCGGACGTCGACTGGGTCGGGATGGACCTCTCGGCGGCCGAACTGGCCGAAGCCCGCCGCCTTGGACGCGGCCCGCTGGTCACTGCCCGTGCCGATGCCCTGCCCGTCGGGTCGGGGAGCGTCGACGCGGTGTGCGCGGCGATGTGCCTGCCGGTCCTCACACCGTTGCCCGCGGTCCTCGCCGAGGTCCGCCGGGTGCTCCGGCCCGGAGGGGTGCTGGCGGCCCTGGTGCCCTCCGGATCCGGCCTCTCGCTCTCCGGCGCGCTGGGATGGCTCCGGGTCATGGCCGCGCTGCGCGCCGTCCGGCAGCCGTGGCCCAACCCGGGTGCCAGGGACGGGCTGGGCGGGGTGTTGAGCGCGGCGGGGTTTCGGGTCCGCTCCGACGAGCGGCGTGTCTTCCCGCTCGTCGTCGAGTCCGCCGGGGCCGCGGCCGTCGTCGTCGACGCCCTCTACCTCCCGGGGTCCACCCCTCGGCGGTCCCGGGCGGCACGGCGCTCCCTGGGCCGCTGGGCGGGCCCGGGGCGTCGCCTGGAATTGCCGCTGCGGCGCGTGGTCGCCGTGCTTCCCTCCGACCCGCCACGGGTCGGCCCGGACCGAGAGGGGTCGTCGTGAGCCGCCCGCCGGCGCCTTCGCCCGCCACCCGGACCACTGTGGCGGCCAGTGCCGTGGGCATCGCCCCGGGAACGATCGTCCACACCGGGCCGCGCGGCGTCCTGGGGTCCCCGCTCTCGCCAGGGCTGTGGGCGGCCTTGGCGGGGCTTTCGCTGCCGAGCGCGGGAGGTTGGCGGGCCGCGGCGGATCAGGGCCCGGGGCACGGGTCCGGCCCCGGACTCCGGGGACGGACCGGCCGGTCCGGGGTGACCTTGCCCAGGGTCGGCGGACCGCCCGGGGAGGGCCGGGGTGGGGCGGGCGGGGTACGGGGCGGGCATCGGGTCGGGTGACCGGTAACGATCCGTCGGCTCTTCCTCCCCACAGGGACTCGTGTGACACTGGCGCTCCGTCCACGGTGCGGCCCGCTCCCGCACCGTCCTGCCCGAGAGCCCCTCCGTGTCCCTGCCCCTGCCGCTCACTCTCGCCGCCCGGTTGACGCCCGTCGTGGTACTCGCCGTCGCGGGCTGGGCCATGACGTCCGGCCCCCTGGCCGCCGCGCCGTCCGCGGAACCCGAGGCCCTCCGGGAGACCGTCGCACCGTCGCCGTCGCCCTCGGGAGCCGCCTCCCAGGCGGCGCCGACGACGTACACCACGGCCCCCGAGCCCTGCGAGGCCCTCACCGAGGAGACGGTGTCCTCGCTGGTGCCGGGCGCGGAACCGGAGGGCAAGGAGATTCCGTCGCTCGACGCCTCGGTGCGGCGCGTCTGTTCCTGGAACGCGCTCGACGGGTACGAGTACCGCTGGCTCGACATCTCCTTCGAGGTGGCGCGGTCGGACGAGGCGGCGCGTACGTCCTACGAGGAGCGGGCCGAGGAGCGCTCCGGCGGCGGCGAGGTGCCGGGGGTCGGCGACGCCGCGTACTCGGTGGTGAACCTCACCGAGGAGGACGGGCAGGAGACGCGCGAGGGCGCGGTGCTGGTCCGTGTGGCGAACGCGGTCGTCGTGGTCACGTACGACGGCAGCGACTTCGAGACGGGAAAGGCACCGGACACGGAGGAGATCAACAAGGGGGCCATCCTGGCGGCCAAGGAAGCCGTCGAGGCCCTCGGCGACGCGGACTCCGGCTGACGGCCGCGCTTCCCGGCCGTCGTCAGAGGCCGCGCAGCGCGCGGGCGAGGATCTCGGCGCCCTCCTCCGCCTCCGCCACGGTGAGGCTGAGCGGCGGTGTGACGCGCAGGGTACTGGTGCCGTAGCCGCCGCCCTTGCCCACGAGGAGGCCGCCGGAGCGCGCCTCCTCCAACACGGCGGAGGCGGCCTCCGGGTCGGCCTCGTCGGTTCCGGGCCGGGTGAGTTCGACACCGAGCATCAGTCCGCGCCCGCGTACCTCCCGGACGTGCGGGACGCCGGCCGCGACGCCCCGCAACCGTTCGAGGAGCAGTCCCCCGACTCTCCTGGCGTTGCCCTGGAGGTCGTGTTCCAGCAGGTGGGTCAGGTTGGCGAGGGCGGCGGCCATGGTCACCTGGGTACCGCCGAAGGTGGAGAGGCTGTTGGCGTCCAGGCAGTTCATGATCTCCGCACGGGCGATCACCCCGCCGACGGACATCCCGTTGCCGAGTCCCTTGGCGAACGTGACGATGTCGGGCGGGCCACTGCGGGCGTGCGCCTGCCACCCCCAGAAATGCTCGCCGGTGCGGCCCCAACCGGTCTGCACCTCGTCGGAGATCCAGAGGATGCCCCGGTCGCGCAGCACCTGGCGGAAGGCGGCGTAGAGTCCGTCGGGCGGCGAGGTGAAACCGCCGACCCCCTGGATCGGTTCGGCGATCAGGGCGGCCGGTGGTCGGGTCTGGCCGAGCAGGTCAGTGAGGTCGTCCACGCAGGCGGCGATGAAGCCGGCGTCGTCGAGGTGCGCGTAGGGCCCGCGGGTGCGGACTCCACCGTGGACGTAGAGGGTCTGAAGAGGCGACAGGGAGGTCGGGGACCAACCGCGGTTGCCCGTGACACCGACGGAGCCGAACGACCGCCCGTGGTAGCTGTTGCGCATGGCCAGCACGGTGTTTCCGCGCCGATGCGTGGTGGCCAGCAGCAGGGCGGTGTCGTTCGCCTCGGTGCCGGACGTGGTGAAGAAGACCCGGGCATCCGGAATGCCGCTCAACTGAGCGATGCGCTCCGCGAGTTCGACCATGGGGCGATTGAGGTAGAGCGTGGAGGTGTGGACGACGCGGTCCGCCTGCTCGGCGATGGCCCGGGTCACCTCGGGCAGGCCGTGCGCGGTCATCGTGGTCAGGATGCCGCCGAAGAAGTCGAGGTAGCGGTTGCCCTCGGCGTCCCAGACGTGGCGCCCCTCGCCGCGCGTGATCTCCAGCGGATCCTCGTAGTAGAGGGTCAGCCAGTCCGGCAGGACGGCGCGGTGACGGCCCAACAGGTCTCGGGTCACGGTCTCACCGACTTCCGCTTCCGTGCCGGAGCGGAGTCCGCCGCCCGGTGGCACGTGGGGCCGGGGTGAAGCGGGTCGGCGCCGGCGGGACCCCCCGGGGCTCGAACGCCTCGGCCGGCCGGCCGAGCGGCCCCGCGTGGGGCTCGCCCTCGCGGCGGCACCGGCGGCGCGCCGGTCCGGCCCGCCCGCACCGCATCGACACCTACGACGTTGGCCATGAGCCGCTCCTCGGACGGACGCCTCGAACCGCCGCGCCCGTGGACGCGGCCCCGGGCGACGAACGTATGCCGCCGGGACCGCCTTGCCAAGACCATCGCCGGCGGCGAGGGGCGCCGGCGCGGTTTCGCACTCCGGTGGGCGAGCCGGGGGCGCGCCGCTCCTGGCCCCGGCGGAACCCGATGCCCGCGCCCTCAGGTCGACGGGTCGGCGACACGGAGAGCGTGCGCCACGTCGCGGTGGCAACGGCCGGAGATTCGCCGCGCGGCGCGCAGCAGCATCGGCGTGAGCCGGGGCGGATCCGGTGCGACGCTGCGAGCCGCCTCTTCGGGGGCCCTGGTCCGGAGATAGGCGTCCAGGAGTCGCCCGGCTTCGCCGTCCCGCCCCTCCTCGACCAGCCCCAGCACCCCGCGTCCCACTTCGGGGGCCGGGCGTGCCGCGCCCTGGCGGAGCAGCCGTGCGCCGTCGTCGGCGAGTCCCGCCTCGGCCAACGCGTCGCAGGCGGGAATCAAGCGGGCGAGTGGCAGCAGTGCCGCCTCCCAGAGGAGGGTCGCCCAGTCGGCGGCGAGGCCGTTGCGGCCCAGTTCGTCGGCGATCAGCGGAAGTCGTGGTGCGGGTCCCCGGGCGGCCTCGACCAGGAGGGCGTGGGCCTCTCCACTGCGGGCCTGGTCCCGCAGGCGTACGAGGTCCCGGGCGATACGGGCCGCCTCCCGCCGGTCTCGGCCATCGGGCCGGGGAGTGGTCGGTGTCGCGGCCGTCGGGGTCTCGGTGGCCCCGGCGAAGCGGGCGCCACGCGGCGGTGACTCGGCGGCGGCCGGGACGGGGGGCGCCGCCTCGGGCGAGGCGACCGAGGGGGGTGCGGCGGCCTCGGCGTCCGGCTCGCCGGCGAAGCGCGACCCGCCCCGGAAGCGCCCCGGCCGGGCCCCGGCGGTCCGGGTGGACGCCGGGTCCGACATCCGGTTCCGGTCGAGCGAGGTGGCGGGACCCGGCGCGAGGGGCGCGTCGTCCTCCTCACGTTCCCGGAGCCGGGCAAGTCGGGTCCGGAGCTCGGCGCAGCGGGCCGTGGCCCGTGCGTGGTCGTCGCGTGCCCAGGCCAGGTCGACGCGGAGCGCGTGGGTCGGCGCCATGGGGGCCGCCTCGGCGAGCAGGCCACGCAGTTCGGCCTCTCGCGCGGCGGCGCGGCGCCGTTCGCGGGACGTCGACTCAAGGATCTCGACGAGTTCCGCCCGAGCACCTGGGCGGGCGTCGTGGGCGGCGAGTGCCGCGCTGTGCAGAGCCCGTAGCCGTTCCCCCTCGGCGCGGACGTCGGCGGACCCCAGGGTGGTCGCCAGGTCGCCGAGGAGGGCGGCCACCACGTCCCACGGGGGAACGGTTCGTCCCCGCAGACAGGCGTCGACACTCTCCGGGTCGCGGCGCAGGAACACGGCACACCACCCGGCGTCCCGGTCGAGCCGGCCGAGCAGGTCGGCGAGAGCGCGCGCGAAGTCCCCCACCCGGGCCGACGACTGGTCCACGGTCATGGCTTCCCCCCGGAGGCTGGAGCGTTCGGTCCGCTCGGCAGGAAACACCCGGCTTGTTACGGGGGGGCTACAGGCGGTTTTCCATCGGCGACGCGGCGGCCCCCGGCGAGCCGTCCGGGCGGGTCGCCGGAGGTGAACGGGGACGGTCGCCAGCGCCGCCGACGGGCGGGAACTCCGAGGTCGCGGCCCGGCGGGCCACTGCCACTGCCTCGGCCTCGGCCTCGGTCTCGGTCTCGGAATCGGTCTCGGTCTCGGTCTCGGTCTCGGTCTCGGCGAGGGTCCGCGTGGGGGCTCCCGCCCCGGTCCGGACATGCCTCCTCGCAGAGAACGTGCCATGTTGGGCATGACCCCTCCCCGACCGGGTTACCCGGGACGCCGAAGAGCCGAGCAGCGGAGGCACGGTATCGATGACCAGCGGCTTCATGGGCCAGGGGGACGACGCGTTCGCGGAGTTCCTCGCACGCTTCTTCGGAGGTCCCCGACCGCGGCAGGTCGACCTGGGCCGCCTGTTCAGTCCGCCGGCCCGCGAACTGGTTCAGGGGGCCGCCCGATACGCCGCCGAGCACGGCAGTCGCGATCTGGACACCCAGCACCTGCTGCGCGCGGCGCTTTCGAGCGAACCCACCAGGACTCTGCTGAGCGAGGCGGGAGCGGACCCCGACACGTTGGCTTCGCAAATCGACGAGCGGTCCGGACCGGCGCGCCACGGACCGGGCGAGGCGCCCGGCCCCACGTCGCTGTCGTTGACCCCCGCGGTCAAGCGCGCCCTCCTCGACGCGCACGAGATGGCCCGCGCGTCGGGCAGCGGTCACATCGGCCCGGAACACGTGCTCAGCGCCCTCGCCGCGAATCCGGACTCCGCGGCCGGACACATCCTGCACGCGGCACGCTACGCTCCGCCGCCGCCGGAGATCCCCGAGCCGGGTCGGGCACGCCCCGAGCGCACCCCGTCGGCGAGCGGCACCCCCACGCTGGACAAGTACGCGCGCGACCTCACCGAGCAGGCCCGACAGGGCCTCGTCGACCCGGTGATCGGCAGGGAGTCGGAGATCGAGCAGACCGTCGAGGTGCTCTCCCGTCGCGGCAAGAACAATCCCGTGCTGATCGGCGACGCGGGCGTCGGCAAGACCGCCGTGGTGGAGGGGCTGGCCCAACGGGTCGCCGACGCGGACGTGCCGGACATCCTCCTCGGCCGCCGTGTGGTGGCCCTGGACATGACCAGCGTGGTCGCGGGGACACGCTATCGGGGCGACTTCGAGGAGCGGATGACCAACATCGTCGGCGAGATCCGCGCCCACTCCGACCGACTGGTGGTCTTCATCGACGAGTTGCACACCGTGGTCGGCGCGGGAGGGGGCGGGGAGAGCGGGGCCATGGACGCGGGGAACATCCTCAAGCCCGCCTTGGCCCGGGGCGAGCTGCACATCGTGGGAGCCACCACCATGGCGGAGTTCCGGCGGATCGAGAAGGACGCGGCGCTCGCCCGCCGTTTTCAGCCGATCATCGTGCCGGAGCCCTCCCCCGAGGACGCCGTCGAGATCCTCCGGGGGCTCCGCGACCGCTACGAGGCGCACCATCAGGTCCGCTACACCGACGAGGCGTTGGAGGCCGCGGTGGAGCTGGCCGACCGGTATCTCACCGACCGTCGTCTGCCCGACAAGGCCATCGACCTGATCGACCAGGCCGGGGCCCGTGTTCGGCTGCGCGCCCGCTCCAAGGGAACCGACCTGCGCGCCCGAGAGCGCGAACTGGAGCAACTGACCCGGGAAAAGGAACAGGCGGTCTCCGACGAGAACTA contains:
- a CDS encoding aspartate aminotransferase family protein; its protein translation is MTRDLLGRHRAVLPDWLTLYYEDPLEITRGEGRHVWDAEGNRYLDFFGGILTTMTAHGLPEVTRAIAEQADRVVHTSTLYLNRPMVELAERIAQLSGIPDARVFFTTSGTEANDTALLLATTHRRGNTVLAMRNSYHGRSFGSVGVTGNRGWSPTSLSPLQTLYVHGGVRTRGPYAHLDDAGFIAACVDDLTDLLGQTRPPAALIAEPIQGVGGFTSPPDGLYAAFRQVLRDRGILWISDEVQTGWGRTGEHFWGWQAHARSGPPDIVTFAKGLGNGMSVGGVIARAEIMNCLDANSLSTFGGTQVTMAAALANLTHLLEHDLQGNARRVGGLLLERLRGVAAGVPHVREVRGRGLMLGVELTRPGTDEADPEAASAVLEEARSGGLLVGKGGGYGTSTLRVTPPLSLTVAEAEEGAEILARALRGL
- a CDS encoding ATP-dependent Clp protease ATP-binding subunit, whose translation is MTSGFMGQGDDAFAEFLARFFGGPRPRQVDLGRLFSPPARELVQGAARYAAEHGSRDLDTQHLLRAALSSEPTRTLLSEAGADPDTLASQIDERSGPARHGPGEAPGPTSLSLTPAVKRALLDAHEMARASGSGHIGPEHVLSALAANPDSAAGHILHAARYAPPPPEIPEPGRARPERTPSASGTPTLDKYARDLTEQARQGLVDPVIGRESEIEQTVEVLSRRGKNNPVLIGDAGVGKTAVVEGLAQRVADADVPDILLGRRVVALDMTSVVAGTRYRGDFEERMTNIVGEIRAHSDRLVVFIDELHTVVGAGGGGESGAMDAGNILKPALARGELHIVGATTMAEFRRIEKDAALARRFQPIIVPEPSPEDAVEILRGLRDRYEAHHQVRYTDEALEAAVELADRYLTDRRLPDKAIDLIDQAGARVRLRARSKGTDLRARERELEQLTREKEQAVSDENYEQATRLRDRIAELARTIADADPHDEIDEGLDLVVGREAVAQVVSRQTGIPVSSLTQEEKDRLLGLEEHLRGRVVGQDEAVRAVSDAVLRSRAGLAGPHRPIGSFLFLGPTGVGKTELARALAEALFGSEDRMVRLDMSEYQERHTVSRLVGAPPGYVGYEEAGQLTEVVRRHPYSLLLLDEVEKAHPDVFNILLQVLDDGRLTDSQGRTVDFSSTVVVMTSNLGSDVIGRRGAGIGFGSGGSDADEEARRDQVLRPLREHFRPEFLNRVDEIVVFRRLDGEQLRRITTLLLEDTRRLAGAQDVSVDFTDAAVDWLAERGYQPEYGARPLRRTIQREVDNELSRLLLEGGLGQGGRVTVDVEADRLAFRPGQGPARRP
- a CDS encoding inositol monophosphatase family protein, which encodes MIEDTGTIDGFLTRHADDVEEAVREAAAREIMPRWRRLGAGEVRRKSGPHDLVTEADRQAEARLTEVLGALLPGSAVVGEEAVHADPSSYEAVRGQAPVWIVDPLDGTRQFVHGDPGFCTLVALAFRGRVLASWTYAPALDLFARAIRGSGAFLGGEPLRSGSPEPGRALRVATSHPDFTTREEKRALLGLRVRGVAPRPCGSAGLEYLAVARGELDSTAFSWEAAWDHAAGLLLVEEAGGAQMTRSGEPFRIGGGNTLPFAAARDTATARRVSGLLAKGAS
- a CDS encoding class I SAM-dependent methyltransferase, whose amino-acid sequence is MDESEWRRFVALYHREHPGITERLLSLAETSPYGWLTDALRGSGGPVLDLACGSAPTREKLPDVDWVGMDLSAAELAEARRLGRGPLVTARADALPVGSGSVDAVCAAMCLPVLTPLPAVLAEVRRVLRPGGVLAALVPSGSGLSLSGALGWLRVMAALRAVRQPWPNPGARDGLGGVLSAAGFRVRSDERRVFPLVVESAGAAAVVVDALYLPGSTPRRSRAARRSLGRWAGPGRRLELPLRRVVAVLPSDPPRVGPDREGSS